A stretch of DNA from Aerosakkonema funiforme FACHB-1375:
TCGAAGCTGAAATAGCAGCGCTAGAACAGGAAGTGGAAACGCTCAAAGCACAGCTAGAAGAGCGGACAAACCAATACGTGCGAATTGCGGCAGATTTTGAAAACTTCCGCAAGCGCACGCACAAAGAAAAGGAAGAGTTGGAACTACAGGTAAAATGCGCCACAATTAATGAGTTACTACCAGTGGTCGATAATTTTGAAAGGGCGCGATCGCAGATAAAAACCCAAACAGAGCAGGAGAAGAGCATTCACGAGAGCTATCAGAGTGTATACAAACAATTGGTAGGCAGTCTGAAACGCCTGGGAGTGTCTCCTATGCGTCCGAAGGGGAAAGAATTTGACCCCAATCTCCACGATGCGGTAATGCGGGAACAAACTGATGAATATCCTGAAGGAACCGTAATCGAGGAATTGATGCCGGGGTATTACCTGGGAGAAAAAGTGCTGCGTCACGCTATGGTAAAAGTTGCTGCTGCTCCTGAGCCCGTGGTAACCTCAGAGGAAAGTCAGGCTCAGTCATCGGAAAGTTGATGGGAAGTGGCGATTTTAGATTTGAGATTCTAGATTTTAGATTGAATCTCAAATCTGGCATCGAAATCAAAGCAAACAACAACCCGCAACAAAAGCATCCACCACACTGCCGCGATCTATGGGAAAAGTCATTGGCATCGACCTGGGAACCACTAATAGTTGTGTCGCCTTTCTAGAAGGCGGTCAACCTGTAGTGATACCCAACTCAGAAGGAGGGCGAACCACGCCCAGCATAGTGGGATTTGGAAAAGGGGAGGAACGCTTGGTCGGTCAACTCGCAAAGCGGCAAGCGGTAATGAATGCTGAAAACACAATTTACAGCATCAAACGCTTTATAGGCCGTCGTTGGGATGACACGGCAATGGAGCGCTCGCAGGTGCCGTACAACTGTGTCAAAGGCAAAGACGATACCGTCGATGTAAAAGTGCGAGGAAAAGCTTATACCCCTCAAGAAATCTCAGCCATGATCCTGCAAAAACTCAAGCAGGATGCGGAAAACTTCTTGGGAGAACCCGTCGAGCGAGCGGTGATTACAGTGCCTGCCTACTTTACAGATGCCCAAAGGCAGGCAACTAAAGATGCAGGTACGATCGCGGGATTGGAAGTGCTGAGAATTATCAACGAACCGACCGCAGCAGCGCTTTCCTACGGCTTGGACAAACAAGACGAAGAGCAGCGCGTACTCGTGTTTGACCTGGGCGGCGGCACTTTCGACGTTTCCATCTTGCAGTTGGGCGACGGCGTGTTTGAAGTCAGAGCTACCTCCGGCAACAACCACTTGGGTGGGGATGACTTTGACAATTGTCTGGTGCGCTGGATGATAGACAACTTCAAGCAAAAGGAGGGCATTGATTTATCAACCGATAAAATGGCTCTCCAGCGCCTGCGGGAAGCGGCAGAAAAAGCCAAAATAGAATTATCCAGTATGCTCAATACCTCGATCAATCTGCCATTTATCACGGCAGACGAGACGGGACCAAAGCATCTGGAAATGACGCTCACTAGGGCAAAATTTGAAGAACTGGTAAGTCATTTGGTAGAAAGTACGATCGAACCGATGAAGCAGGCTCTGCGAGACTGCGATATGACACCGGATGATATCGATCGGATTATCCTAGTGGGAGGTTCTACCAGGATACCGGCAGTTCAAGAGGGTCTGCGCCAGTTCTTTGGTGGTAAAGCCCCAGATCGCTCCGTAAATCCAGACGAAGCTGTGGCATTGGGGGCTGCAATTCAAGGTGGTGTCTTGGGTGGCGAAGTCAAAGACTTGCTGCTGTTGGATGTGACGCCGTTGTCTCTGGGGATCGAAACCCTGGGAGAGGTGTTTACAAAAATTATCGAACGCAATACAACCATCCCGACGAGCAAGTCTCAGGTATTCTCCACAGCAACAGACGGACAAACATCAGTGGAAATCCACGTCCTCCAAGGCGAACGGGCAATGGCTCGCGACAACAAGAGTCTGGGAAAATTCCTGCTGGCTGGGATTCCGCCAGCACCTCGCGGCGTGCCGCAAATCGAGGTAAGTTTTGAGATAGATGTCAACGGTATTCTCAAAGTTGCCGCTCAAGATAAAGGCACGGGTCGAGAACAAAGCATCCGCATTACCAACACCGGTGGTTTGAGTGCTGGCGAAGTGGAAAGGATGCGCCAGGAAGCAGAAGTATACGCTGAAGAAGACCGGAAGCGCAAGCAAGTCGTCGAACTTAAAAATCAGGCAGATAGCTTGTTCTACAGTTATGACACGACGCTCAAGGAAAACAGTCAATTTATCAGCGAGGAACTAAAAGCCGCAGGCCGACAAAAGGCGGCTGAACTGCGAGCCGCAGTTGCAGATCCCTCGATTACGCTAGAGGAAATGAAGCACGAGATCGATAGCTTCCAACAAATGCTGTTTAGGCTCGGTGCTGAGGTATACGGCAATGCTAGCCAAAATCAAGATGAGTATGCCGACCAACCTTTTGCAGACTCAATGCCACTGTCGAAGGAGGAGCAACAAACTACCTCTGAAGGAGACGAAGATTTCGACTTTAATTTTGACGAAGAAAACACGGTCAGTGCCGATTACGAAGCCGTTGAATAATTTTGCTGCAATATCTCTGTAAATTTTAAATTCCTCTGCAAAGCGCTCTCTATGGCCGATTACTATGAAATTCTCGGAGTTACTCGCAACGCCGATAAAGAAGAAATCAAGCGAGCTTACCGTCGCCTAGCTCGGAAGTACCACCCTGACGTCAATAAAGAACCAGGGGCTGAAGAGCGCTTTAAAGAAATCAATCGTGCCTACGAAGTGCTTTCAGAGCCGGAAATGCGTACACGCTACGATCGCTTTGGCGAAGCAGGCGTGAGTGGAGCAGCGGCTGGAGCAGGCTTCCAAGATATGGGCGATATGAGTGGCTTTGCCGATATTTTTGAAAGTTTCTTCTCAGGCTTTGCTGGCGGAATGGGGAGTACTCGGACTGGGCGACGGCCTGGTGGGCCGACCCGTGGAGACGACCTGCGTTTGGATTTGAAGCTGGAATTCCGCGAAGCAGTCTTTGGTGGGGAAAAGGAAATCCGCATCAGCCATCTGGAAACTTGTGAAGTATGTAGCGGGTCGGGAGCGAAACCGGGAACTCGACCGCGAACTTGCTCAACCTGTAGCGGTTCCGGTCAAGTTCGCCGGGTGACTCGAACTCCCTTTGGCAGCTTTACCCAAGTTTCCGTATGCCCTAGCTGTAACGGTACCGGACAGGTAATTGAAGATAAGTGCGAATCTTGTGACGGCAGGGGTCAAAAGCAAGTCACTAAGAAGCTGAAAATCACTATTCCAGCCGGGGTTGATGATGGCACCCGCTTGAGAGTAGCCAGTGAAGGAGATGCCGGACAGCGGGGCGGTCCGCCTGGGGATCTCTACGTGTACTTGTTTGTCAATGAAGATGCGGAGTTTCAGCGAGATGGAATCAACATTCTGTCTCAAATTCAGATCAGCTACTTGCAGGCAATTTTAGGCAGTCGCATCGAAGTAAATACGGTCGATGGGCCAGAAGAACTCGCGATTCCTCCCGGCACGCAGCCGAATACGGTTCTGAAGTTGGAAAATCGAGGTGTACCCAAGCTGGGTAATCCGGTGAGTCGGGGCGATCACTTGATTACGATCGAAGTG
This window harbors:
- the grpE gene encoding nucleotide exchange factor GrpE, coding for MIDEVKQTDKTENPTRDTPEEILSDSATAKMDSQAKPGLNSEEVAIEENILSEVEAEADTYDREEIEAEIAALEQEVETLKAQLEERTNQYVRIAADFENFRKRTHKEKEELELQVKCATINELLPVVDNFERARSQIKTQTEQEKSIHESYQSVYKQLVGSLKRLGVSPMRPKGKEFDPNLHDAVMREQTDEYPEGTVIEELMPGYYLGEKVLRHAMVKVAAAPEPVVTSEESQAQSSES
- the dnaJ gene encoding molecular chaperone DnaJ, which codes for MADYYEILGVTRNADKEEIKRAYRRLARKYHPDVNKEPGAEERFKEINRAYEVLSEPEMRTRYDRFGEAGVSGAAAGAGFQDMGDMSGFADIFESFFSGFAGGMGSTRTGRRPGGPTRGDDLRLDLKLEFREAVFGGEKEIRISHLETCEVCSGSGAKPGTRPRTCSTCSGSGQVRRVTRTPFGSFTQVSVCPSCNGTGQVIEDKCESCDGRGQKQVTKKLKITIPAGVDDGTRLRVASEGDAGQRGGPPGDLYVYLFVNEDAEFQRDGINILSQIQISYLQAILGSRIEVNTVDGPEELAIPPGTQPNTVLKLENRGVPKLGNPVSRGDHLITIEVEIPNRISPEERELLEKLAKIRGDRTGKGGIEGFFGNIFHK
- the dnaK gene encoding molecular chaperone DnaK — translated: MGKVIGIDLGTTNSCVAFLEGGQPVVIPNSEGGRTTPSIVGFGKGEERLVGQLAKRQAVMNAENTIYSIKRFIGRRWDDTAMERSQVPYNCVKGKDDTVDVKVRGKAYTPQEISAMILQKLKQDAENFLGEPVERAVITVPAYFTDAQRQATKDAGTIAGLEVLRIINEPTAAALSYGLDKQDEEQRVLVFDLGGGTFDVSILQLGDGVFEVRATSGNNHLGGDDFDNCLVRWMIDNFKQKEGIDLSTDKMALQRLREAAEKAKIELSSMLNTSINLPFITADETGPKHLEMTLTRAKFEELVSHLVESTIEPMKQALRDCDMTPDDIDRIILVGGSTRIPAVQEGLRQFFGGKAPDRSVNPDEAVALGAAIQGGVLGGEVKDLLLLDVTPLSLGIETLGEVFTKIIERNTTIPTSKSQVFSTATDGQTSVEIHVLQGERAMARDNKSLGKFLLAGIPPAPRGVPQIEVSFEIDVNGILKVAAQDKGTGREQSIRITNTGGLSAGEVERMRQEAEVYAEEDRKRKQVVELKNQADSLFYSYDTTLKENSQFISEELKAAGRQKAAELRAAVADPSITLEEMKHEIDSFQQMLFRLGAEVYGNASQNQDEYADQPFADSMPLSKEEQQTTSEGDEDFDFNFDEENTVSADYEAVE